TTGACCAAGAGCGTGAGCGTAAACTTGCCGCATCAATGGCTCCATTTATGTCATGTGGTGCACGTCTCCCTGTCTACGCGTTATTCGCTGCAGCCTTCTTCCCAGAGAGCGGGCAAAACGTTGTGTTTGCTTTGTACCTATTGGGTATTGTGGCGGCGGTATTTACGGGGCTGGTGCTGAAAAAGACGTTGTATCCAGGTTCAAGCGATAGCCTGATCATGGAAATGCCGGATTACGAACTGCCAACGATGCAAAACGTATTAATCAAAACGTGGCAAAAGCTAAAACGTTTCGTGTTGGGTGCGGGCAAAACCATCGTGATGGTTGTGACGATTCTCAGCTTCTTGAATTCAATGGGTACTGATGGCTCTTTTGGTAATCAGGATTCAGAGAACTCTGTGCTGTCTAAAGCCTCTCAATTGGTCACCCCAGTGTTTGCCCCTATCGGCGTTAACAGCGATAACTGGCAAGCAACTGTGGGTATTATTACCGGTATTTTTGCCAAAGAAGCAGTCGTAGGTACACTAAATAGCCTTTACTCACCAGCTGAAGAGGGTGATGCGCAATACGATTTAGCGGCAAGTCTAAAAGAGGCCGTGTTAACCATCCCGGATAACCTTGCAGGCTTAAACTACACGGATCCACTAGGGGTCGAAGTCGGTGATTTGACTGATAAATCAGCGGTTGCGGAAGAGCAAGCGGTTGATGCGACTATTTTTGGTAACCTCAAGTCGCACTTTGTAACTGGCAATGCCGCGTTTGCTTATTTGATCTTTATTTTGCTCTATACACCATGTGTTGCCGCGATGGGAGCGTATGTTCGAGAGTTTGGCCAAAAGTATGCTCGCTTTATTGCGGTTTGGACCATGGGCCTCGCATACGGCAGTGCGACGTTATACTATCAAGCGACTCACTTTGTTGACCATCCAGTGATGAGTGCGACTTGGATCATTGGTATCGTTATCGCTGCGCTTGCTGTTTATCGTTCATTGAAAATTGCCGGTAAAAAGCAGAAAAAAGCACTGGAGGTACAAATCGCATGATTTTGATCGAACTCAAAGCGTATATAGAAGCTCAGGGCAGTGCCTCTCGGACGGAACTGGCAAAGAAATTTGCTTTAAGTGAAGATGGGGTTGATGCCATGCTCGCAGTTTGGATCAAAAAGGGAGTGTTATCTCGTATGATTGATACCAATAAAGCGGATAAAATTACTCGAGTTCGCTACTCCGTCAATCAAGCCGATAGTTTGTCGCTGACGGTGACGATGTAGCGAGCAATAGTTAAAAAAAGCCACTTCAAACGAAGTGGCTTTTTTGTATTTAAGATTTAGTAAACAGACTACTTAAGCCCAATACATTTCTAATTCGAGTTGCGACCGCTTGCTGATCTTCTTCACTACGATATTCACCCTTGGTATTACCCCATAGCGGACCAGGCCATGCGAGATCGGTAGTGAAACGCGCGATGTGATGAATATGCAGTTGTGGC
Above is a window of Vibrio taketomensis DNA encoding:
- a CDS encoding FeoC-like transcriptional regulator, producing the protein MILIELKAYIEAQGSASRTELAKKFALSEDGVDAMLAVWIKKGVLSRMIDTNKADKITRVRYSVNQADSLSLTVTM